Proteins encoded within one genomic window of Triticum aestivum cultivar Chinese Spring chromosome 2D, IWGSC CS RefSeq v2.1, whole genome shotgun sequence:
- the LOC123051213 gene encoding cytochrome P450 81Q32, which produces MADAGTLSYLPLSLATVLFVLILLGILRKSRRERSLRLPPSPPSLPVIGHLHLFKKPLHRALANLAAAHGPVLLLRFGSRRVLHVTDPAAAEECLTAHDVVFANRPRLPSARHLSNGYTTLGSSSYGANWRNLRRIATVEVLSAGSLLRSAAVRTDEVRLAARRLFLEAAAHGASEPSPARANVKARAFELALNMVARMIAGKRYYGGEGDVPESEVEEAGRFREMVREYFAMHGASNLQDFLPVLGVLDIGGARRRAVRLSRKRNEWAQRLIDEHLASLDDDEGRSRRGRTMVGDLVEMQAADPEAYSDKVIRALCLSILQTGTDTSSGTIEWSMAELLNHPDAMAKARAELNEVVGMGRLLEEADLPSLPYLQCIITETLRLHPIAPLLAPHESSAACSVAGYDIPAGTMLLVNVHTMHRDALVWEEPTRFSPERFEGARGEGKWMLPFGMGRRGCPGEALGMNMVGLALGTLVQCFEWRRVGEEEVDMAEGPGLTMPMAVPLEALYWPRAEMTPVLRAL; this is translated from the exons ATGGCGGACGCCGGGACGCTCTCCTACCTGCCCCTCTCGCTTGCCACGGTCCTCTTCGTCCTCATCCTGCTCGGGATCCTCAGGAAGAGCAGGCGTGAGCGCAGCCTCCGGCTGCCGCCGAGCCCGCCGTCCCTGCCGGTCATCGGCCACCTGCACCTCTTCAAGAAGCCCCTCCACCGCGCGCTGGCCAACCTCGCCGCGGCGCACGGGCCGGTGCTGCTCCTCCGCTTCGGCTCCCGCCGCGTGCTCCATGTCACCGACCCAGCCGCAGCCGAAGAGTGCCTGACGGCGCACGACGTGGTCTTCGCCAACCGGCCCCGGCTCCCCTCCGCGCGCCACCTCTCCAACGGCTACACCACGCTGGGGTCCTCCAGCTACGGCGCCAACTGGCGCAACCTCCGCCGCATCGCCACCGTGGAGGTGCTCTCCGCGGGCAGCCTCCTCCGCTCCGCGGCCGTCCGCACAGACGAGGTCCGCCTCGCCGCGCGCCGTCTCTTCCTCGAGGCCGCCGCCCACGGGGCGTCGGAGCCAAGCCCCGCGCGCGCCAACGTGAAGGCGCGGGCGTTCGAGCTGGCGCTGAACATGGTGGCGCGGATGATCGCCGGGAAGCGGTACTACGGTGGCGAGGGGGACGTGCCGGAGTCGGAGGTGGAGGAGGCTGGCAGGTTCCGGGAGATGGTGCGCGAGTACTTCGCGATGCACGGGGCGTCCAACCTGCAGGACTTCCTGCCGGTGCTCGGTGTGCTGGACATCGGCGGCGCCAGGCGGCGCGCGGTGCGGCTGTCCCGGAAGCGCAACGAGTGGGCGCAGCGGCTCATCGACGAGCACCTCGCCTCCTTGGACGATGACGAGGGGAGGAGCCGCCGCGGCAGGACGATGGTCGGCGACCTGGTGGAGATGCAGGCGGCCGATCCGGAGGCGTACAGCGACAAGGTCATCAGAGCGCTCTGCCTG AGCATCCTTCAAACCGGCACAGACACCTCGTCAGGCACCATCGAATGGAGCATGGCGGAGCTGCTCAACCACCCGGACGCCATGGCGAAGGCGAGGGCGGAGCTCAACGAGGTCGTCGGCATGGGGCGCCTCCTGGAGGAAGCCGACCTTCCCAGCCTGCCCTACCTCCAGTGCATCATCACGGAGACCCTCCGGCTGCACCCAATCGCCCCGCTCCTTGCCCCACACGAGTCctccgccgcctgctccgtcgcaggCTACGACATCCCGGCGGGAACCATGCTCCTTGTCAACGTCCACACGATGCACAGGGATGCGCTCGTGTGGGAGGAGCCGACAAGGTTCTCGCCAGAGAGGTTTGAAGGCGCGAGGGGCGAGGGGAAGTGGATGCTGCCATTCGGAATGGGGAGGAGAGGGTGCCCTGGCGAGGCGCTAGGCATGAACATGGTCGGACTTGCTCTGGGCACGCTGGTGCAGTGCTTTGAGTGGAGGAGGGTCGGTGAGGAGGAGGTTGACATGGCTGAAGGGCCAGGGCTGACCATGCCCATGGCTGTACCTTTGGAGGCTTTGTACTGGCCTCGTGCAGAGATGACACCGGTGCTAAGGGCACTATAG
- the LOC123051215 gene encoding uncharacterized protein, with the protein MGCLLALTDDLIADILIRLPSPADLARASASCGPLRRVVTSPRFLRRVRSLHAPPPLGVYVPDAAAGFFPALPPNPAARPARALALAADFSFAFLPAPARAWLVRDRRDGRFLLDRAAPAGSTAFTEVAVCDPLSRRCLLLPPIPDALAASVDNPYLQRGGDDGGLQSRSNEIFLASRGNDDRGEELPFAVIWMACCRGKLVAFSFCSGSREWSALSPPVHHALSMRRVMGVRLGQRNHAHGCFYWMITLTRRWLVLDTRKMEFSILDISPVLAGRSMMFSNQITTLESGEGRTTVVVSDLFRADKRCVLYFYSFMHFSDRWQLLNKITLPEEWGDRFRGIIGAFEGCLYIKLDHPKQNLGDPVEQNVTYFWFDLKTMQVGRFTEISSATVNEAYLYTGFPPSLSLPSV; encoded by the coding sequence atgggCTGCCTGCTGGCGCTCACCGACGACCTCATCGCAGACATCCTCATCCGCCTGCCGTCGCCGGCTGACCTCGCGCGCGCCTCCGCCTCCTGCGGCCCGCTCCGCCGCGTCGTCACCTCCCCGCGGTTCCTCCGCCGGGTCCGCTCCCTCCACGCCCCGCCCCCGCTCGGCGTCTACGTCCCCGACGCCGCCGCAGGATTCTTCCCCGCCCTCCCGCCGAACCCCGCGGCTCGCCCCGCCCGCGCGCTCGCCCTCGCCGCCGACTTCTCCTTCGCCTTCCTCCCGGCCCCCGCGCGCGCCTGGCTCGTCCGCGACCGCCGCGACGGCCGCTTCCTCCTCGACCGCGCCGCGCCCGCCGGCTCCACGGCCTTCACCGAGGTCGCCGTTTGCGACCCGCTCTCCCGGCGCTGCCTCCTGCTCCCGCCAAtccccgacgccctcgccgcctccGTCGACAACCCCTACCTCCagcgcggcggcgacgacggggggCTCCAGTCGCGCAGCAACGAGATCTTCCTGGCTTCTCGCGGCAACGACGACCGCGGCGAGGAGCTGCCGTTCGCCGTCATCTGGATGGCGTGCTGCCGAGGGAAGCTGGTCGCGTTCTCCTTCTGCTCTGGATCTCGGGAATGGAGCGCGCTTTCGCCGCCGGTGCACCACGCGCTCAGCATGCGGAGGGTCATGGGTGTCCGACTGGGGCAGCGCAACCATGCCCACGGGTGCTTCTACTGGATGATAACTCTCACCCGGAGGTGGCTCGTGCTGGACACCCGCAAAATGGAGTTCTCCATCCTCGACATTTCGCCTGTCCTGGCAGGCCGCTCGATGATGTTCAGTAATCAGATCACCACTCTGGAGTCAGGAGAAGGCAGGACAACCGTTGTGGTCTCAGATCTTTTCAGGGCGGATAAAAGATGTGTCCTCTACTTTTATTCGTTCATGCATTTCAGTGACCGGTGGCAGCTGCTGAACAAAATCACCTTACCTGAGGAATGGGGAGACCGGTTTCGAGGCATCATAGGTGCATTTGAGGGCTGCTTATATATAAAGCTAGATCATCCAAAGCAGAACTTGGGAGATCCTGTTGAGCAAAATGTCACATACTTTTGGTTCGATCTCAAGACTATGCAGGTTGGTAGGTTCACCGAGATAAGTTCTGCTACGGTGAACGAAGCCTACCTTTACACGGGGTTTCCCCCATCACTGTCACTTCCTAGTGTTTGA
- the LOC123048435 gene encoding uncharacterized protein codes for MSMWEKIRGQIMHRMYDYANTCENKWTGNICPKIMDKMRKNEDYASDCFAYPSGHRVYEVKSKDNTYEVKMNEKTCDCRRWQLTAIPCSHAISCMRKERIKLETHIASFYTRERYMKAYGNTFWPVRDKSFWEKTHGRDVGAPLYEKKAGRKSNKRREHPSEKEEGTILSKHGVKMHCSFCRDPNHKRPSCPELHPELKLEPQRRTNDDDNVGDPSVVENIVSEEGNPELIPTQCSRTFVVELMEKEVEELSNPTRRNKGPLPANAFIQDHISEFPSPRATTATRAGMDIARGRGRGGGRGRGRGRAKSSSLTNNVSGSDIASSVDVENLIERTRASVRGTGTGRARVRGGATDGTATHVEGSSATASSVQQGGGTSVAHAAPRARRARKTKRPVPGGDHWNGYEHSR; via the exons ATGAGTATGTGGGAAAAGATTAGGGGCCAGATTATGCACAGGATGTATGATTATGCAAACACTTGTGAGAACAAATGGACTGGCAACATTTGTCCCAAAATCATGGACAAGATGCGTAAAAATGAGGACTATGCTAGTGATTGTTTTGCTTATCCTTCTGGCCACAGAGTATACGAAGTGAAGAGCAAAGATAACACCTATGAGGTGAAGATGAATGAAAAAACTTGTGATTGCAGAAGATGGCAACTAACGGCCATTCCATGTTCGCATGCCATTTCCTGCATGAGAAAAGAGAGAATAAAGCTAGAAACCCATATAGCTAGTTTCTATACAAGAGAAAGGTACATGAAAGCATATGGAAATACTTTTTGGCCAGTAAGGGATAAATCTTTCTGGGAAAAGACACATGGTAGGGATGTGGGAGCACCTTTGTATGAAAAGAAAGCTGGGAGGAAATCAAACAAAAGGAGAGAGCACCCATCGGAGAAGGAGGAAGGGACGATACTTAGCAAGCATGGTGTGAAGATGCATTGCAGCTTTTGTAGGGATCCTAATCACAAGAGGCCTTCATGCCCTGAATTACATCCCGAACTCAAGTTGGAACCACAAAGGAGGACAAATGATGATGACAATGTTGGTGATCCTTCTGTGGtagag AACATTGTATCCGAGGAGGGCAATCCTGAGTTGATTCCCACACAATGTAGTAGGACTTTTGTAGTTGAGCTCATGGAGAAGGAA GTGGAAGAGTTGTCAAATCCAACAAGGAGGAATAAAGGTCCACTTCCTGCAAATGCATTTATTCAGGACCATATAAGTGAATTTCCTTCTCCGAGGGCAACAACGGCAACAAGGGCTGGCATGGACATAGCAAGAGGTagaggaaggggaggaggaaggggaagagggagaggcaGAGCCAAGTCTTCTTCTCTTACAAATAATGTAAGTGGTTCAGATATTGCTTCAAGTGTAGATGTGGAAAATTTAATAGAAAGAACAAGAGCAAGCGTGAGAGGGACAGGGACAGGGAGAGCAAGAGTGAGAGGAGGAGCAACCGATGGTACTGCTACCCATGTTGAAGGAAGTAGTGCTACTGCTAGTAGTGTGCAACAAGGAGGAGGGACAAGTGTTGCCCACGCTGCACCAAGAGCAAGAAGAGCGAGAAAAACAAAAAGACCAGTGCCTGGAGGTGATCATTGGAATGGTTATGAGCACTCAAGATAG